In the Myxococcales bacterium genome, one interval contains:
- a CDS encoding PAS domain S-box protein, with protein MDEAGTIRQHLRLFDQLEDAVVVADHDYRVVFVNRVAEQLFGLTAEQAAHRRPEEIIQFSSGTFSYDDLYRTISEAGVWKADVQRTAALGDSWLEVTIKPFELATASFVGLLFTARDISPRKQIEETLRQTESRYNLLAENAQDVIWIRDMSFKTVWISPSVKNQLGYTVEEALELDAPTVLTPAALEVVVRLIAEGAAGIKTKQRAVLEHIRKDGQHIFVEADATLLFDKNGAPTGYLGVSRDVTERVRTEAKLRESRENYQVLADNTPDLIARIDPQFHFLYVNQTVAALFGKNREDFIGKSPAELGLPENFCRFWEEQVRQVFDTGEPHDVLHEMSAATGGANGTASYHWYLYPEIGPDGKVRSVLSSERDISKIKRIEEDKRKLELQLLQSQKMESIGRLAGGIAHDFNNILTGIGGYVDLILPKIKPNSTIRPGVLEIRRAVNRAAGLTEQLLAFSRKQIVEPKVIQLNTLIAQAVGMLQRIIGEDIRLTYRPDPALGLMKIDPHQVEQILVNLASNARDAMPRGGDLMIETQALAVDHNRSDGFDGLPPGRYAVLSVSDTGVGMDDTVKSQLFEPFFTTKEVGRGTGLGLSTIYGIIRQNKGAIQVQSEPGRGATFRIALPLMEPEYPLPAEEAPVEIPRGKETILLVEDEDMVRTVAHRVLADHGYTVVEANNGPAALQLFEQAPDRFALLLTDVVMPQMNGKELYDQAAGLKPGLKVLYMSGYFRDVISRHGILDEETKFLRKPFTSEMLVLKVREALDS; from the coding sequence ATGGACGAAGCGGGGACGATTCGTCAACATCTGAGGCTGTTCGACCAGCTGGAAGACGCGGTCGTGGTGGCCGATCACGATTACCGCGTCGTGTTCGTGAATCGCGTCGCCGAACAGTTGTTCGGCCTCACCGCCGAACAAGCCGCGCATCGACGCCCGGAAGAAATCATTCAATTTTCATCCGGGACGTTTTCCTACGACGACCTGTACCGGACCATCTCGGAGGCGGGCGTCTGGAAAGCGGACGTTCAGCGAACCGCCGCGCTTGGTGATTCGTGGCTGGAAGTGACCATCAAGCCGTTTGAACTGGCCACCGCGTCCTTTGTCGGCCTGTTGTTCACCGCCCGCGATATTTCCCCCCGCAAACAGATCGAGGAAACGCTCCGACAGACCGAATCCCGTTACAACCTGCTGGCGGAAAACGCCCAGGACGTCATCTGGATCCGGGACATGAGCTTCAAAACGGTCTGGATCAGCCCTTCGGTGAAAAACCAATTGGGCTACACCGTGGAGGAAGCGCTGGAATTGGACGCGCCGACCGTGTTGACGCCCGCCGCCCTCGAAGTCGTCGTGCGGCTGATCGCCGAAGGCGCCGCCGGCATCAAAACCAAACAACGCGCGGTGCTCGAACACATCCGCAAGGACGGGCAGCACATTTTCGTCGAGGCCGACGCCACCCTACTGTTCGACAAAAACGGCGCGCCGACCGGCTACCTGGGCGTTTCGCGCGATGTCACCGAGCGCGTGCGGACCGAAGCGAAGCTGCGGGAAAGCCGCGAAAATTATCAGGTGCTGGCCGATAACACCCCCGACCTGATCGCCCGCATCGATCCGCAATTCCACTTTTTGTACGTCAACCAGACGGTCGCCGCCTTGTTCGGCAAAAACCGGGAGGATTTTATCGGCAAATCGCCGGCGGAACTGGGCTTGCCGGAAAACTTCTGCCGCTTCTGGGAGGAGCAGGTCCGCCAGGTTTTCGACACCGGCGAACCGCACGACGTCCTCCACGAAATGAGCGCCGCGACCGGCGGGGCGAACGGCACCGCCAGCTATCACTGGTACCTCTATCCGGAAATCGGGCCCGACGGCAAGGTTCGCTCGGTGCTTTCATCCGAGCGCGACATTAGCAAGATCAAGCGCATCGAGGAGGACAAGCGCAAGCTCGAACTCCAATTGCTGCAATCGCAGAAAATGGAATCCATCGGCCGCTTGGCCGGCGGCATCGCGCACGACTTCAACAACATCCTGACCGGCATCGGCGGTTACGTCGATCTCATCCTGCCCAAGATCAAACCCAACAGCACGATCCGCCCGGGCGTGCTGGAAATCCGCCGCGCCGTCAACCGCGCCGCCGGCCTGACCGAACAACTGCTGGCCTTCAGCCGCAAGCAGATCGTCGAGCCCAAGGTGATTCAGCTCAACACCCTGATCGCCCAAGCGGTCGGCATGCTGCAGCGGATCATCGGCGAGGACATCCGCCTGACCTACCGGCCCGATCCGGCGCTGGGCCTGATGAAAATCGACCCGCACCAGGTTGAACAGATCCTCGTCAACCTGGCTTCGAATGCGCGCGACGCCATGCCGCGCGGCGGCGACCTGATGATCGAGACGCAGGCTTTGGCCGTCGACCACAACCGTTCGGACGGTTTCGACGGTCTGCCGCCCGGGCGCTACGCGGTGCTCAGCGTCAGCGATACCGGCGTGGGCATGGACGACACGGTCAAGAGCCAGCTCTTCGAGCCGTTCTTCACCACCAAGGAGGTCGGGCGCGGCACCGGTTTGGGCCTGTCGACCATTTACGGCATCATCCGGCAGAACAAAGGCGCGATTCAGGTGCAATCCGAACCGGGCCGAGGCGCCACGTTCCGCATCGCGCTGCCGCTGATGGAACCCGAGTATCCGCTACCGGCGGAGGAAGCGCCGGTGGAAATTCCGCGCGGCAAGGAAACGATTCTGCTGGTCGAGGACGAGGACATGGTGCGGACCGTCGCCCACCGGGTGCTCGCCGATCACGGCTATACGGTGGTGGAGGCGAATAACGGTCCGGCGGCGTTGCAGTTGTTCGAGCAGGCGCCCGATCGCTTCGCCTTGCTGCTGACCGACGTCGTCATGCCGCAGATGAACGGCAAGGAGCTTTACGATCAGGCGGCCGGCCTCAAGCCCGGCCTCAAGGTGCTTTACATGTCGGGCTATTTTCGCGACGTCATCTCGCGCCACGGCATCCTCGACGAGGAAACCAAATTCCTGCGCAAGCCGTTCACTTCCGAAATGCTGGTGCTGAAGGTCCGCGAAGCGCTGGATTCGTGA
- a CDS encoding glycosyltransferase family 2 protein, giving the protein MADQATAPLLSITVPVFNEVESLAGLVERLTAAVAPLGLEYEILLVDDGSTDGSGELLDRLAGETPRLQVLHFRRNFGQTAALAAGIDHARGEIVVTLDADLQNDPADIPLLLEKINQGYDVVSGWRKNRQDEGPRMFLSRVANRVISKITGVMLNDYGCTLKAYRRSVIKDVRLYGEMHRFIPAWANWVGARVVEVPVRHHPRQFGSSKYGMGRIYKVILDLLTVMFMMRFSTKPIRIFGGVGLIAGALGALSFLAVLLMKLLIGMDMTGNPFFLTGILLTFAAVQLLAMGLLGEMNMRTYHESQGKPIYYLREPKSRSGKEPS; this is encoded by the coding sequence ATGGCTGATCAAGCGACCGCTCCCTTGCTTTCCATCACCGTCCCGGTTTTCAACGAGGTGGAAAGCCTGGCCGGCCTGGTCGAACGGCTGACCGCGGCCGTCGCGCCGCTCGGCCTGGAATACGAAATCCTGCTGGTCGACGACGGCTCCACCGACGGCTCCGGCGAACTGCTCGACCGGCTGGCCGGCGAAACTCCGCGGCTGCAAGTCCTGCATTTCCGCCGCAATTTCGGCCAGACCGCCGCCCTGGCCGCGGGCATCGATCACGCGCGGGGCGAAATCGTCGTCACCCTCGACGCCGACCTGCAAAACGATCCGGCCGACATCCCGCTGCTGCTGGAAAAAATCAATCAGGGCTACGACGTGGTCAGCGGTTGGCGGAAAAACCGGCAGGACGAGGGACCGCGCATGTTTTTGTCGCGGGTGGCCAACCGCGTGATTTCCAAGATCACCGGCGTGATGCTCAACGACTACGGCTGCACGCTCAAGGCCTATCGCCGGTCGGTGATCAAAGACGTGCGACTGTACGGCGAGATGCACCGCTTCATCCCCGCCTGGGCGAACTGGGTCGGGGCGCGCGTCGTCGAGGTGCCGGTGCGGCATCACCCGCGGCAATTCGGGAGCAGCAAATACGGGATGGGCCGGATCTACAAGGTGATCCTCGACCTTCTGACCGTCATGTTCATGATGCGCTTTTCGACCAAGCCCATCCGCATCTTCGGCGGCGTGGGGCTGATCGCCGGCGCGCTGGGCGCCTTGAGCTTCCTGGCCGTCCTGCTGATGAAACTGCTGATCGGCATGGACATGACCGGCAACCCGTTCTTCCTCACGGGGATCCTGCTCACCTTCGCCGCCGTACAACTGCTTGCCATGGGCCTGTTGGGCGAAATGAACATGCGCACCTACCACGAGTCGCAAGGCAAACCCATCTATTACCTGCGCGAACCGAAAAGCCGTTCCGGAAAGGAGCCGTCATGA
- a CDS encoding M18 family aminopeptidase codes for MSYAQDLLEYLETSPTAAHAVQAAAHRLADAGFFELREGDSWDLGAGDAFFVRRGRGALLTGVVGIMPPAEAGFRVVGTHADVPALRLKPNAPYAKEGYRQLGVEVYGGPILATWTDRDLTLAGYLVLSDQGRLREEPVHLKRPICRIPNAALHFNRGVNEDGLKLDKQKHLPPIYGLTKDDKATDGALRVALAEAAGVEPAAIVDYCLDLVDAQPPALGGLGNELLFARGIDNLVSCHAAIVALAEQRQEQVGPTRLVVLFDSEEVGSNTARGASSTLLDVVLERLCFGGENPREDLLRSISRSRLVSADGAHALHPNYADFHDPQHKIRLGGGPVIKVNANERYATTAESRAYLKLCAEAAGVPAQLYVHRTDLPCGSTIGPISATRLGLPTVDVGAPMLAMHSIRETTAAADCEMLSALLAAHLRAKVE; via the coding sequence ATGAGCTACGCCCAGGATTTGCTCGAATACCTCGAAACCTCGCCCACCGCGGCGCACGCCGTTCAGGCGGCGGCCCACCGGCTGGCTGACGCAGGCTTTTTCGAATTGCGCGAGGGCGATTCCTGGGACCTGGGCGCGGGCGACGCCTTTTTCGTCCGGCGCGGCCGCGGCGCGCTGCTGACCGGCGTCGTCGGCATCATGCCGCCGGCGGAAGCCGGGTTCCGCGTCGTCGGGACGCACGCCGACGTGCCGGCGCTGCGCCTCAAGCCGAACGCTCCCTACGCTAAGGAAGGCTACCGGCAGCTCGGCGTCGAAGTCTACGGCGGGCCGATCCTGGCGACCTGGACCGACCGCGACCTGACCCTCGCCGGTTACCTGGTGCTCAGCGACCAGGGCCGCTTGCGCGAGGAGCCGGTGCACCTCAAACGGCCGATCTGCCGCATCCCCAACGCGGCCCTGCACTTCAACCGCGGCGTCAACGAGGACGGCCTGAAGCTCGACAAGCAAAAACACCTGCCGCCGATCTACGGCCTGACGAAGGACGACAAGGCGACCGACGGCGCGCTGCGCGTGGCGCTGGCCGAGGCGGCGGGCGTCGAGCCGGCGGCGATCGTCGATTACTGCCTCGACCTGGTGGACGCGCAGCCGCCCGCGCTGGGCGGCCTGGGCAACGAGCTGCTCTTCGCGCGCGGCATCGACAACCTCGTCTCGTGCCACGCGGCGATCGTCGCGCTGGCCGAGCAGCGGCAGGAGCAGGTGGGGCCGACGCGGTTGGTCGTGTTGTTCGACAGCGAGGAAGTGGGCTCGAACACGGCGCGGGGCGCGAGCTCGACGCTGCTGGACGTCGTGCTCGAACGGCTGTGCTTCGGCGGCGAGAATCCGCGCGAGGACCTGCTGCGGTCGATCTCGCGGTCGCGGCTGGTGTCGGCCGACGGCGCGCACGCCCTGCACCCGAACTACGCCGACTTCCACGATCCGCAGCATAAAATCCGCCTGGGCGGCGGCCCGGTCATCAAGGTCAACGCCAACGAACGCTACGCCACCACCGCCGAGTCGCGCGCCTATCTGAAGCTCTGCGCCGAGGCGGCCGGGGTGCCGGCGCAGCTTTACGTGCACCGCACCGACCTGCCATGCGGCTCGACAATCGGCCCGATCAGCGCCACCCGCCTGGGCCTGCCGACCGTCGACGTCGGCGCGCCGATGCTGGCGATGCACTCGATCCGCGAAACGACCGCCGCCGCCGACTGCGAAATGCTCTCGGCCCTCCTCGCCGCGCACCTGCGGGCGAAGGTGGAGTAG